DNA from Geobacter sulfurreducens PCA:
GAGGTATCCCAGCTGTAGCTGTAGGGAGAGGTCGTATCCGTGCTCGCGAGGACATTGTTGACGTAGAATTCGACTTTGGCAACTGCCAGGTTGTCCGTTGCGGTGGCATTGACGGAGACGACACCGCTTACCGTTGCGCCGCTGGTCGGGGCCGACAGTGACACGGTCGGCGCGGTTGCATCGTTGGCGACCTTCACCGTCACGGTTGTCTCGCCGATATTGCCTGCCGCATCATAGGCCTTGGCGGTCAGGGTATGGGTGCCATCACTTACGGAGGTCGTGTTGAGGCTGTAGGTAAAGGGCGAGCTCGTGTCGGTGCGCTTGAGCACGTTGTCCAGGTAGAACTCGACCTTGGTCACCTTCACGTTGTCCGATGCACTGGCGCTGACGGTAATGCTTCCTTTGACGGTCGCGTTATTGGCCGGAGAAGTGATCGATACGGTCGGCGCAGTGGTGTCGCCGATCTGGTTGTTCACCGTTACCGATACGGAGGTAGATTGGCCGATGTTGCCGGCAGCGTCATAGGCCTTGGCAGTCAGGGTGTAGGTGCCGTTGGCCGAGGTCGTGGTGTTCCAGCTGTAGCTGTAAGGGGCGGTTGTCACCGTGGAAGCGACCGTGCCGTTCACCATGAATTCCACCTTGGTCACGCCCACGTTGTCAGAGGCTGTTGCGCTGACGGTCACCGTTCCGCTCACGGTCGCACCATTAGCCGGGGCACTCACCGCCACCGTCGGAGCAGCAGTATCGGACGGCAGATTGTAGGTTACCACCAGTTTCGGCCGCAGATTGGTATCGGACGCCTCGCTGGAAGCGAAGAGCCTGTAGCTGTCAACGGCGGCCTTGTTGGAGGAGTTGAGCAGAACACCCCTGTTGGCGGCCGGCGTCGCCAGCCAGGTCTTGACCAGATTGGTTATATTCCAGGCTTTATAACCAACGGTCTTGTCAACCAGAGGTGCATCAACCGGCGTGTCGATATCGGACTGGGCCAGGGGCACCCCGCCGTAAGCCACACTGCTCGCGGTCCAGGCATTGGTCCCGTCGTAGGTATTGCCAGTGCTTGAAGCGACAACCGGGTTCTTGTTGATGATGGCGGAGACCGGAATTTCGTAAGCGTCGTCACCACCGCCTTCAGTCAGGTAGAGGTAGAGCGTGGCGCTCTGGATCTCGGCATTGGCAGGCAGTGCGGAAACGTCCCACTTCATCACGACTGCGTTGGCCGGCGTGGCAGCGGGCCAGGTATAGGTGCTGAGGCTTACGCCGGTGGCGTTCACGTCGTCGTTGATATTCAGGAAGGTGTCTTCCACGGTATTCGGGAAATTGGCGCCAAAGGCATTACCGAAGATGGCCGTGTTGCTTCCCGACGGGGGAGTCGTCACATTGTTCACGCTCACGGTTACGCTGCTCGACTGCCCCACATTGCCCGCCGCGTCATAAGCCTTGGCGGTCAGGGAGTAGCTGCCGTTGACCGTGGAGGTGGTATCCCAGCTGTAGTTGTAGGGAGACGTCGTATCCGACCCTTTGAGCACGTTGTTCACATAGAATTCGACCTTGCTCACACCGACGTTGTCCGACGCCGTGGCGGCCATACTCACCGTACCGGTCACGGTTGCACCATTGGCGGGGGAGCTCACGGCAACGGTCGGAACCGTGGTATCGGCGACCGTATTGCTTACGGTGACCGTAACCGAGGAAGACTGACCAACGTTGCCCGCCGCGTCATAAGCCTTGGCGGTCAGGGAGTAGCTGCCGTTGGCCGTGGAGGTGGTATCCCAGCTGTAGTTGTAGGGAGACGTCGTATCCGACCCCTTGAGCACGTTGTTCACATAGAATTCGACCTTGCTCACACCGACGTTGTCCGACGCCGTGGCGGCCATGCTCACCGTACCGGTCACGGTCGCGCCATTGGCGGGGGAGCTCACGGCAACGGTCGGAACCGTGGTGTCGGCGACCGTATTGCTTACGGTGACTGCCACCGAGGAAGACTGACCAACGTTGCCCGCCGCGTCATAAGCCTTGGCCTGGAGGGTGTACGACCCGTTGGCATACGACGAGGTGTTCCAGGTTATCGAGTAGGGAGCCGAACCGTAGGTCGCGTAAAGGGAACCATTAACATAGAGCTCCACCTTTGACACGCCCATGGCGTCGGTGGCGGAAACGTTTACCGTAACGGTTCCCGACACGGTTGAACTGCTGGTCGGAGAGGTAATGGAAGCCGTAGGAGCCGTCGTATCATTTACCACTGTCACGGAAAACGCCGTGGACTGTCCCACGTTCCCGGCGGCGTCGTACGCTTTGGCCTGGAGAGTGTGAGTGCCGGCGGAAAGCTGGGTGGTGTTCAGGCTCACACTGTACGGAGATGAGGTGTCGGTTCCTTTGAGGACGCCGTCCACATAGAGTTCAACCGATGTGACGCCCACATTGTCAGTGGCGCTGATGGCAACGCTGGTGGTACCGGAGATGGACGAGCCCGAGGCGGGGGATGTAATCGAAACGGTGGGGGCAGTTGCTTCGGCCGCGCTTACGATATTTGAGTAGGTGCTTTCAGTGCCGGTGGCATCGTAGGCGGTGACGGCGAAATAATAGGTCTTGCTCGGGTCGAGACCGGTGAGAGTGGTGGAGGTCACTTTGCCGACCGTTCCGGTCCCGCTGAAGGGAGGGCCTGCCGAGTCGGCGTTGTAGTAGACCTTGTAGCCGGCAACGGTCGTTTCAGTGTTTGCATCCCACTGCAGGGTCACGTCCCGGGCCTGGCTGGCTGCCACCATGGTAAAACTGAGCAGCCAGGCAAGAATAAGAGTTGTTAGCGTGCGGGTTTTCATAAACGGGCTCCTTTGTACTTCTTTCGGCGTCCGCTTCTCCTTTTCCTGCCCGCGCCTTTCGAGTCGCGAGCACAAAAAAGAGAAACAGCCCGCCTTAGTCTTTTGATGGACTAATGAGGAACCTGTTTCTCGCCAACCCGGCTATCCTGAAAACCCTAGGACATTTCAGGACCCGTAGCTTTGTGTCCCCAGGTTACCCTGGGTTTACCCCTTCGGAAACAGTACTGCTTGATTATTCCTTTTGTTGGTATTATCGGCCCTGTTTTGCAGAACCGTTGTGACTCGTATCACCAAAACCGGCCATGTCGCAAAAAAGATTCAACCACATGATTTACCGTCTATTTTCGTTGCGGTTGGCTTCCCGAAAAAAAACAAAAAAAAGCCGGGGCCGTATACCATTTCAGGCATTTCGGCAACCCGGCTGTCTCTGTGAGACCCTGTAGGCTTTCCGCCCCATCCTCGCGGATGGTTGAGTATTATCGTGTACCGCCTATTCAATTTTCAGCTGCTGTTGATACACCCCTTTGTCCCCCCTGTCAACCTTTTTAACCTTGGGGGGCGCTAAAGAATTCAACAGCATATGCACCGAACGACCTCCCGGTGCGTGCATCAGGGGGGGCGTTCACTCCTCGAAACCCTCATCGTGTTGAGGGCATCAGCCTGTTAGGGCACGACCTTGAAAATCCTGAGATTCTTCGGCGCCGACAAAACTTCCGGCGGCACCGATCCGCAGCCAATGGGCTGGGTCGATACGACTACGTTATCGATAAGCTCTCCGACGGTTGAATGGGTACCGTCATGATGATAAAGGCTCAACCAGAGATTCCGGATTTTGA
Protein-coding regions in this window:
- a CDS encoding Ig-like domain-containing protein — protein: MKTRTLTTLILAWLLSFTMVAASQARDVTLQWDANTETTVAGYKVYYNADSAGPPFSGTGTVGKVTSTTLTGLDPSKTYYFAVTAYDATGTESTYSNIVSAAEATAPTVSITSPASGSSISGTTSVAISATDNVGVTSVELYVDGVLKGTDTSSPYSVSLNTTQLSAGTHTLQAKAYDAAGNVGQSTAFSVTVVNDTTAPTASITSPTSSSTVSGTVTVNVSATDAMGVSKVELYVNGSLYATYGSAPYSITWNTSSYANGSYTLQAKAYDAAGNVGQSSSVAVTVSNTVADTTVPTVAVSSPANGATVTGTVSMAATASDNVGVSKVEFYVNNVLKGSDTTSPYNYSWDTTSTANGSYSLTAKAYDAAGNVGQSSSVTVTVSNTVADTTVPTVAVSSPANGATVTGTVSMAATASDNVGVSKVEFYVNNVLKGSDTTSPYNYSWDTTSTVNGSYSLTAKAYDAAGNVGQSSSVTVSVNNVTTPPSGSNTAIFGNAFGANFPNTVEDTFLNINDDVNATGVSLSTYTWPAATPANAVVMKWDVSALPANAEIQSATLYLYLTEGGGDDAYEIPVSAIINKNPVVASSTGNTYDGTNAWTASSVAYGGVPLAQSDIDTPVDAPLVDKTVGYKAWNITNLVKTWLATPAANRGVLLNSSNKAAVDSYRLFASSEASDTNLRPKLVVTYNLPSDTAAPTVAVSAPANGATVSGTVTVSATASDNVGVTKVEFMVNGTVASTVTTAPYSYSWNTTTSANGTYTLTAKAYDAAGNIGQSTSVSVTVNNQIGDTTAPTVSITSPANNATVKGSITVSASASDNVKVTKVEFYLDNVLKRTDTSSPFTYSLNTTSVSDGTHTLTAKAYDAAGNIGETTVTVKVANDATAPTVSLSAPTSGATVSGVVSVNATATDNLAVAKVEFYVNNVLASTDTTSPYSYSWDTSTVANGVYSLTAKAYDAAGNSKVSTAVTVTVNNIVIIKGDVDGDGAITANDALIVLKAVADPTLLTSTVQSMGDVAPVDPVTSKPVGNGKIDINDVLILLRRAVGLTTW